From the genome of Methylocystis heyeri:
CAAAGCGGGCGGCTGGGCGGCTCCTTTGCATACGGGTTTGCTGGTTCTGGCCTCGGGCGAGATCGTCAAGGGCTTTGGCGTGGGCGCCACGGGAGCAGCGACGGGCGAGGTTTGCTTCAACACGGCGATGACCGGATATGAGGAAATCCTTACCGATCCCTCCTATTCGGGTCAGATCGTGACCTTCACCTTTCCACACGTCGGAAATGTGGGCGCGAACGACGAGGACATCGAGACGGTCGACCTCGGGAAAAGCGCCGGGGCGCTGGGGGCGATCTTCGCTGCGCCGGTCACCGGCCCCTCCAGCCACCGCGCCCAGCAACATCTCGCCGACTGGCTGGTCGCGAGGGGCGTCATCGGGCTTTATGGAATCGACACCCGCGCGCTGACCGCCCTGATCCGTGAAAAAGGGATGCCCAATGCGGTCGTCGCCCATTCGCCGGATGGAAAATTCGACGTCGAGGCCCTGCTGGCCCAGGCGAGGGCCTGGCCCGGGATCGACGGCATGGATCTCGTGCCCGGAGTCGGAACCAAAGAGCGTTACGACTGGAGCCAGACCTGTTGGCGTCTCGGCTCCGGCTTCGGCGAGAGGCGCGCTCCGGCGAAATTCAGGGTCGTAGCGATAGATTACGGCGTAAAGCGCAACATCCTGCGGCTTCTCGCCGAGGCGGGCTGCGAGGTTCTGGTCGCGCCCGCAACCGCGAGCGCCCGCGAAATCCTCGCGCTCGAGCCCGACGGCGTGTTCCTGTCCAACGGGCCCGGCGATCCGGCCGAGACCGGCAAATATGCCGTTCCGGTGATCCGAGAGCTGTTGGAGCGCAGGGTGCCTGTGTTCGGCATTTGCCTCGGCCATCAGATGATGGCTCTGGCCGTCGGCGCCAAAACCGAAAAAATGCCGCAGGGCCACCACGGAGCCAACCATCCGGTCAAGGATTTCACCACCGGCAAGGTGGAGATCGTCTCGATGAACCACGGCTTCGCGGTCAACCGCGAGACCCTGCCGGCCAACGCCAAAGAAACCCATCGTTCGCTGTTCGACGGCTCCAATTGCGGCATCGCGCTCACCGACCGGCCCGCCTTTTCGGTGCAGCATCACCCGGAAGCCTCGCCGGGCCCGCAGGACAGCCATTACCTGTTCACGCGCTTTGTCGACATGATGGCCAAAGCAAAAGCTGCGTAAGAGAACGCCCGATAAAGCAAGAGGCCGCCCCGAAAGGGCGGCCTCTTCAGTTTATCTCCCTAAATTCTCGCTGCTCTGAATGCCTGCGGCGTATTGTCGCAAAAGCAGATATGCTTTTGCTGAAGACATGCGCTTCAACCCTGTGATCTGGAGCGATTTCTTATCAACCGGATGATTCCATCCGGTCGGAAACGCTCCGGTCGCGCAAACAAAGTCACCGGCTTCGGGCGGCGCCGCAGTCCTGCGGGGGGGCTGGCCTCTCCGGCGGGATCGGCGGCGCCTTCCTGATAAACTTTGGCTAGATCCGAGGAGCATCAATCCTTGATGTATTTGGCTCCATGCTCGGCGCAGCCGCACTTCTCGAAGCAGGCGGCGGATTCCTGCTTGAGCTTGCCGATGTCAGCGCCGTAATGCTGCTTGCCGCTGGTATATCCGTCTTCGCACTTCTCGGAGCAGGCGGTCTGCTTGTCGGTATCGCGATCGCCCTTGTGGGTGTCGCATTCCGCGAAGGCGGAGCCGGTCATGCTGGCGAACATCGCAGCGGCGGCGATCAGGGCAAGGTGCTTCATCTTGTTTCTCTCCTGTGTGGTGTCGTTTTACTTTTTCAAGCCGGTAAGTCAGCCTGTGCTTGAGCTGCGGCGCAGACAATCAGAAAATCGGATTGCCCGCATTCCGCACCCCTACGCATCTCTCTAAGCTATGGCAGATCAGTTTTGAAGGGGGGATTCGTCATATCCGGGCGCCGCCCTCTCCGACCCGGTTGCAGCTAGGCAGCCCCTTCCCGAGCTGCTGGGATCGGCTGATCGCGGCTCGCCGACGCGCTACATTCACCATGATTCGTTCAGCGCGCCTTCCGACCGGAGGGACACGCCCGATCGACGACAAATCGCGTCATTTGAAAATGTGGGACGAATTCCTCGAAAAAGCCCGTCGGCTTTTTGGGAATTCGCGAGGAGCGCTACTGCTCGATGGAGCCGGACGCGCCCCCGACGTCAATGGAGCATGTTCATTCCGAAAAACCGCTTCGTACTTTTTGGGAACATGCCTTAAGGAGCCCCGATGACCTACTTCGCGCCGCTCGACGATATGGTTTTCGCTCTTTTGCAAGCCGCAGGCGACGGCGCTTTCGAGGAGGGCGGCCTTTATGGCGATCTCGGCGACGGCGTCGCGGAATCGACGCTCGCAGAGGCCGCGAAATTCGCGGAGCAGGCGCTGCATCCGCTCGACAGGGTCGGGGACCGGATCGGGGCGCGATTTTCCGAAGGAGCCGTTATTTGCCCGCCGGGCTGGCGCGAAGCCTATTCCCGGTGGCGAGACGGGGGGTGGAACGCGCTCGCGGCCTCGCCGGAGTTCGGCGGGCTGGGCCTGCCGGCGCTGCTCAACGCCGCCTGCACCGAGATCTGGAACGGGGCCAATATGGCTTTCGCCCTCTGCCCGCTGCTCGGCCAGGGGGCGATAGAAGCCCTCGAAGCCCATGCGAGCGAAGAGCTCAAGCGGGTCTATCTCGCCCGGGTCGTTTCCGGCGAATGGACCGCGACGATGAATCTGACCGAGCCTCAGGCGGGCTCCGATCTTTCTCTCGTGAGGACGCGCGCCGAGCGCAGTCCGGACGGCGCTTACAGGCTGAAGGGCCAGAAGATCTTCATCACTTATGGCGAGCACGACCTCGCCGGGAATATCGTGCATCTGGTTTTGGCCCGGCTTCCCGACGCCCCGGAGGGGACGCGAGGCCTCTCCCTGTTTCTGGCGCCCAAATTCCTGCCGGGCGGCGACGGCCGCTTCACGCTTCGCAACGACCTGCGCTGCGCCGGCCTCGAGCATAAGCTCGGGATTCACGGTTCCCCCACCTGCACCATGATCTATGGCGACTCCGGCGGCGCGACGGCCTGGCTCGTCGGCGAAGAAAACAAAGGCCTCGCCTGCATGTTCACCATGATGAACAGCGCGAGGCTGGCCGTCGGGCTTCAGGGCGTGGGGCTCGCCGAGCGAGCGACCCAGACCGCGCTCGCCTATGCCCGGGAGCGCCGCCAGGGGAGGAGCGGCGCGGATCAGGGTCGATCCGCCGAGCGCATCGTCGAGCACCCCGACGTCATGCGCATGGCCCTGACCATGCAGGTTCTGACTCAGGCCGCCCGCGCCATCTGCTATGAGACCGCGGCCTCGATCGACCGCGCCCGCCGCGAGCGCGACCCGGTTCGCGCCGGCGAGGCCGACGAACGCGCCGCTCTGCTCACGCCCGTGGCCAAGGGCTTCTCCACCGACATCGCCAACGAGACCGCATCCCTCGGGGTCCAGATATTCGGCGGGATGGGCTTCATCGAGGAGACGGGCGCGGCGCAGCTCATGCGCGACGCCCGCATTCTGCCGATCTATGAAGGAACCAACGGCATACAGGCCATCGACCTCGTCGGCAGGAAGCTGCGTCTCGGCGGCGGCGGCGCGCTGCGGCGGGAGATCGCCGATATGTATTCCGTCGTCGAGGCGGCGGGCGGTTTCGCCGCGTCCGGCGTCGTGCGGGAGGCGGTGGCGGCGTTGGAAGCGGCGAGCCGTTCCCTGCTCGAGGCCGATACATCGAAAGCCCTGGCGGGCGCTACGCCCTATTTGAGGCTTTTCGCTCTGGCCCGCGGCGCGACCCTGCTCATGAAAGGCGCGCTTTCGGGTGATCCGAGACGCGTCGCGCTGGCTCGCTTTTTTGCAGACAATGTCGCAGTGGCCGCGCCTTCCCTGGCTCGGGTCGTCGTCGACGGGGCGCCGTCGCTTCTGGAAGCCGGAGGCACGCTGCTCTGACCGGCCTTATTGGGGGCCGGCCGGGCCCGGCGTCTGGTTGGCGGCTTCCTCCTTGGCGACGATCTCCACCTCCGCATCCTTGGTGGACTGCACCTTGAATGTGTTCTGATAGGTTTTGCCGTCGTGGCGGGCGATGGCGACATATTCGCCCTCCGCCAGCACCGCCGAGGGAAAGGCGCCGATAAGCTCGCGAATGACGTCGCCGCCCGGCGTCAGCACCGAAAAAGACGTATTGGCCAGCGCCTCGCCGCCCGGGGCATTCACCAGCTTGAGGGTCATGGTGGCGGCGTGATGCCTCAAGGTCGCCTCGATCAGCTTGCCGGCGGGAATCCTCAAGTCCGCGGTGACGACGGAGTTGGTCGCGTTGCTGGCGCCCTGAGCCCCTTGCGTGGTGTCGAGCAGCGTTGAAACGATGTGATAGGAGCCTTCGGGCAGGGCGATGATCTCTCCGCCGCGCGCATTGGCGAGCACGAGCTTCGCTTCGGAATTCCCGCGCTCGGGCACATAGATCGAGATGGACAGGCGTTGAGGCGGGATTGCGGCCTCGCCGAGCACGTCGACGAGCTTCAGCCCTCCGGCGTTGAGAACGACGCGCTCGGAAATCGTGTGGCCTTCGATGGTCACGCGTCGGGTCGCGCCGGTGAGGCCGTACGCGGCATGGACGACATAGGCCCCGTCGGGCAAAGCTATGGTAGGCGCGGCTTCGCTGGATTCGGCGACGAGCTTGTGCTTGCCGTCCGCCTCCACCCTTTCGTTGAAAATGCGCCACACGATCCCGGATTTGACCCCTTGCTGGTCCGCCGGAGACAAGGCGGCGGACAGGCGGACGGCCCCAGTGGGAGCGGGTTCTTTTTCCGCCGGCGCCGACGGCTGGGCGGCGGCCTTGGGAGGATGGGCGCTTCTCGGGGCGAGTTGCGCCGCGGCGGGCGGCGCCGAAACGATAGCGGCCGCCAGTAGCAGGCCGAGGTTGCTAGCTCGCATCATGCGGCAAGCTATGACCCGGATTGGGGCGGTTTGTCGACGGGTCTGCGGGCGGGGCCGGTCCGAAAGTCTCGTTGATGATCGGAATGTCCTTCGGCCGCCTCGTCGCCGCGCCCGTAAAGCCGTCGCGGCGCGCCGCGAGGAGACGCTCCCGGCCGGCCTCGTGGTCGCCGCCCTCGCAGAAAATCTCGATAGCTGGAACACCGGCGGCGGCGGCGGCCAGGATCGTCAGGCTGCGCGCCGTTGCGACCGGAGGCGACGCGGGATCGACCGCCAACGCCCGCGCCAGGGCCGAGGGGTCGAATGCGAGGACCTCGAGCCTCCGGGAGCAGCCGGCGTAGCCGCCGAGCAGGAAAACCGCGGCGGGACTTTGCGCCGCGATTGCGGCGATTGCGGTTGCGCCGTCCGCGAGGCCGTTCTCCGCTTCGAAAACGGCGAGCTTCGCCCCGAGGCGCTGGACGCCGGCGGCGCCCTCGGCCGAATCCAGAAAAATCCCGTCTGGCGGAGCCCCGCCGAGCCGGGAGAGCGCGGCGTCGAAGCCGCCTCCATCGAGCGGGCCCGGCCGGACATATGTCGCCGGCCGGCGCTTCGCGCTTCGCGCGAGCCGAAGAAAGGAGATCGCATTCCGCCAGGCGGCGGCGTCGGCGGCGCGCAGATCCAGCATCACGGCGTCGGCGCCGCCGGAAAGGATTTCCTGCGCCTGCGGAAGCGGGTCTTCGGGAAGAATGAGGCAGGACCGCAAATCATCCTCGTCGGCTTCGCCTTCGCGCGAGGGCGACCGGCCCATTAAGCGCGAATTTACCATAAGCGACGATTATCTACAGCAGAATCCCGCTGAAGACTCAAAAGGGACGGGGCGTCGAATGATTGTGCGTAACTTCATGCAGTGGGCGCGAACCGCCGCCGCGGCGCAACGCGCGGAGGGCGCCGGCGCGCTGGCGCGCGCTTATCTCTATTCGCAGATGGACGAGCGCGAGCGCCGCGACGCCGAAATCGCGTTGATGTCTCTGCTCGACGATCCTTCGCCCCTGGTTCGGCGGGCGCTCTCGGATAATTTCGCCAGCGCGGCGGATGCGCCGCGTTCGCTGATTTCCGCCCTCGCGAGCGATCAGTCCGACATCGCGGCTCCCGTGCTCTCGCGCTCGCCCCTGCTCTCCGACGCCGAACTCATCGACTGCGCGGCGATCGGCGACGCCTACGCCCAGAGCGCGATCGCCCTGCGCGCGCGGGTGCCGATGGCCGTCGGCGCCGCCCTGGCCGAGGTCGGCGCCAGGGAGGCCGCGATTTCCCTTGCGGTGAATCCGGGCGCGGAACTCGCCGAATTCTCCATGCGCCGCATGATCGAACGATTCGGCGACGACGGCGAGATGCGCGAGGCCCTGTTGGCGCGTCCTTGGCTTCCCGCCGCGATCCGCAGCGAGCTCGTAGCCGCAACCGCGGCCAGCCTCACCGCTTTCGTGGTCGATTGCGCCTGGCTTTCGCCGGAGCGCGCGGAGCGGCTCTCGCGCGAGGCGCGCGACAAGGCCAATGTCGCCATCGTCGCCGACACCGCCCTGCGCGACGGGCGCAGCGGGGTCCGCGAGCTGGTGGCCTATCTGCGCGAATCGGGCCAGCTCACGCCGAGCCTCGTGCTTCGCGCCCTGCTGTCGGGAAATCGCGATCTGCTGGAGGCGGCCCTGGTCGAGCTTTCCGGATTGCGCGAGGATCGCGTCGCCGGGCATTTGCGCGAGTTTCGCGGGGCCGGATTCGCCGCCCTCTACGCCAAGGCCGGACTGCCGGCGAAGTTCCTGCCCGCCTTCAGGGCCGCCCTCGAGGCGCAGCGGGAATTCGGCGCGATGGAAGGCGGAGAGGCGCGCCTCTCTCTCGTGATGGTCGAGCGCGTGCTGACCGCCTGCGAGGAGCTCAACGGCGGCGAACTCGACCGGCTGATGGCCTTGCTGCGCCGATTCGAAGTGGAGGCCGCGCTCGAACAGGCCCGGGCGGAAGCGCCGCTTCTCTCCGCTCCCGCGGGCGAGGAATCCGTCTATGCGCCAGTGATAGACATGGACGCCCTGGAAGCCGCCATGGCCGAGGCGGCCTGATTTTCAGCCGGGCTCCGAGCGGGCCCGGGTTTCCTAAAAGTTCGCCCAACGAGCGCGCCCGGTTCGAGGATCGAACCCGGCTACCCTTCCGCCTCAAAACCCGGCTTTTCGGGAGGCCGGCCCCGATCTATTCTCGGGGTCGTCTTTTACGCTCAAACCCGGGTGTTTCCCGATCGAGCGGCGGAGGAGCCATGGAGCGGCCTCGCAGGGAAAAATTCGCGCTGGTCCTTCAGGGCGGCGGCGCCCTCGGCTCCTATCAGGCCGGCGCCTATCAGGCCTTGCAGCAGAACGCTCTGAGTTTCGATTGGGTGGCGGGCGTCTCGATCGGAGCGATCAACGGCGCCCTCATCTGCGGCAATCCGCCTGAGCTGCGCGTCGAGCGCTTGCGGCGGTTCTGGAACCAGACCTCGAGCAATCTGCTCGGGAGGCCGCTCGCCGAAGACGAGACCTCGCGCCGGCTGTTCAACGAGGCGAGCGCCGCGATGACGGCGGCTTTCGGCGTTCCCGGTTTTTTCGCTCCGCGTTCGCCGCCGCTGCTTCCCGGCTGGCCCGGCAAGCCTTCCGAACTCGGCCTCTACGACGCCGGCAGCCTGCGCGAGACGCTGAATTCGCTGGTCGATTTCGACCTCTTGAACGCGGGCGCAATGCGCTACAGCATCGGCGCGGTAAACATCCAGACCGGCAATTTCCAATATTTCGACACCGCTCGTCACAGGATCGGGCCGGAACATGTCATGGCCAGCGCAGCGCTGCCGCCGGGCTTTTCCCCCGTTGAAATCGCGGGCGAATATTATTGGGACGGCGGCATCGTCTCCAATACGCCTCTCCAATATGTGCTCGACCTGGAGGAAGACGGCGACGATTATTGCGTCTTCCAGCTCGATCTCTTCAGTGCGCGCGGCGAATTGCCCAGGACGCTTCTGGAGGCGGCCCAGCGCGAAAAGGACATCCGCTATTCGAGCCGCACCCGGTTCAACACCGACGCGCTGTGCGAAAGGCGCCGGCTGCGGGCCATGATCAGAAAAGTCTGCGCCAAACTCCCGGTCGAACTGCGTGACGACGCGGATTGGCGCGCCCTCAGCGAAACGGGAGGCGAGTCGGCGACGACCATCGTGCATCTCATTCATCGCCGCGCCGCCTATGAAAGCGCGTCGAGGGACTATGAATTTTCGCGCCTCACCATGGAGGAGAACTGGTCGGACGGTCGCACGGATGTCGAAAAAACCTTGAACCATCCTGCCTGGATCCACCGCAGGCGACCCGCCGGAGGGGTGCAGGTGTTCGATCTCACCCGCGTCGCTTAGCGTGAAGTGGGGGCGGTCTAGCGAACGTATTACGAGCGAAGCGAAGCAATCCGGTGGCGCAGCGCTCAATTTGGCGTGTAACCTCATGCATAACTAAGCAATGTCCTGCCTTTGACGCCTGGATTGCTTCGCTTCGCTCGCAATGACGGGTGGTTAGACCTGGAGATATTTTCATGAAAATAGATGAGGTTCGCCGCCGCGCCTTCGCCATGCCTCTGACGAGCCCGGCCTTTCCCAAAGGACCATACCGTTTCTACGACCGCGAATATTTCACCATCACCTATCGCACCGACCGTGAGGCGCTCGAACGGGTGGTTCCCGAGCCGCTGACCTTCGACGAGCCGCTGGTCAAATATGAATTCATCCGCATGCCGAATTCCACCGGCTTCGGTGACTACACCGAGTCCGGCCAGGTCGTTCCGGTGGACTTCAACGGCGTCGCCGGAAGCTATTCTCACGCCATGTTCCTCAACGACGGGCCGCCCATTTTCGGAGGCCGCGAACTGTGGGGCTTTCCCAAGAAATATGCCCAGCCCACGCTCAGGATCGCCACCGACGCGCTCATCGGGACGCTGGACTACGGTCCGGTGCGCGTCGCTACGGGGGCGATGGGCTTCAAGCATGAGGCGCTGGACAAGGCCGCGATCGAGCGATCGCTGGCCGAACCCAATTATCTCCTCAAGATCATCCCGCATGTCGATGGATCGCCGCGGATCCTGGAACTGGTCGATTATCGGCTCGAGGATGTGGTGGTGAAAGGAGCCTGGGCCGGTCCGGGCTCGCTGGAGCTGCATCCGCACGCCCTCGCGCCCGTGGCTGACCTCCCCGTGCGCGAGATCGTCTCCGCTGTTCACATCATCGCCGATCTCACGCTGGGGCTCGGCAAGGTGGTGTATGATTATCTGGACTGAGCCAAGCTTGCGCCCGGCTTGCTAAAACTGCAACGCCGTCGCCTGTTTCACTCCGGGAAGATCGCGCAGGGCCGCGATGGTCGCCGGGGGCGCGGGGCCGTCGATCGCGACCAGCGCCACGGCCGCGCCGCCCAGTCGATCGCGCCCCAGCGCGAAAGTCGCGATATTCACACCGGCATCCCCCAGCAGTCCCGCGAAACGCCCGATGAAACCGGGTTTGTCCTCGTTGGTCACATAGATCATCGAGGGGGCGAATTCGGACTCCACCGCGATTTCGCCGAGCCGCACGATGCGCGGTCTCCCATCGTGAAACACGGTTCCCGAAACCGCGATTTCGTCCTTCGAAGTTACGGCGCGCACCGTGATCAGGGATTCGTAGTCGCTTTCCACCGCTCGCGCGATTTCCTCGACCATGACGCCGCGCTCCCTCGCCATATGGAGGGCGGAAACCGGATTCACCTGATCGAGGAAAACCCGCAGCATGCCGCACGCCGCGGCGGCGGTTATGGCCTTGGTCTTTTGTTCGGCGACCGCGCCATCATATGTGATCGAGAATTTTTCGATTCCCGCGCTGGCGATCTGGCCGAGGACAGCCCCGAGCTTTGCGCCCAGCTCCACAAAGGGGCGCAGCAGCGGCGCTTCTTCCGCCGTGATCGAGGGAAAATTCACCGCATTGGCGACGGCGCCGCGGGTCAGATAATCGGCCATCTGCTCGGCGACCTGCAGCGCCACTTTCTCCTGAGCTTCGTGGGTGGAGGCGCCGAGATGCGGCGTGCAGACGACGTTCTCCCGTCCGAACAACGGGCTGGACGTC
Proteins encoded in this window:
- a CDS encoding acetoacetate decarboxylase, encoding MKIDEVRRRAFAMPLTSPAFPKGPYRFYDREYFTITYRTDREALERVVPEPLTFDEPLVKYEFIRMPNSTGFGDYTESGQVVPVDFNGVAGSYSHAMFLNDGPPIFGGRELWGFPKKYAQPTLRIATDALIGTLDYGPVRVATGAMGFKHEALDKAAIERSLAEPNYLLKIIPHVDGSPRILELVDYRLEDVVVKGAWAGPGSLELHPHALAPVADLPVREIVSAVHIIADLTLGLGKVVYDYLD
- a CDS encoding patatin-like phospholipase family protein; protein product: MERPRREKFALVLQGGGALGSYQAGAYQALQQNALSFDWVAGVSIGAINGALICGNPPELRVERLRRFWNQTSSNLLGRPLAEDETSRRLFNEASAAMTAAFGVPGFFAPRSPPLLPGWPGKPSELGLYDAGSLRETLNSLVDFDLLNAGAMRYSIGAVNIQTGNFQYFDTARHRIGPEHVMASAALPPGFSPVEIAGEYYWDGGIVSNTPLQYVLDLEEDGDDYCVFQLDLFSARGELPRTLLEAAQREKDIRYSSRTRFNTDALCERRRLRAMIRKVCAKLPVELRDDADWRALSETGGESATTIVHLIHRRAAYESASRDYEFSRLTMEENWSDGRTDVEKTLNHPAWIHRRRPAGGVQVFDLTRVA
- a CDS encoding aldolase/citrate lyase family protein; amino-acid sequence: MGRSPSREGEADEDDLRSCLILPEDPLPQAQEILSGGADAVMLDLRAADAAAWRNAISFLRLARSAKRRPATYVRPGPLDGGGFDAALSRLGGAPPDGIFLDSAEGAAGVQRLGAKLAVFEAENGLADGATAIAAIAAQSPAAVFLLGGYAGCSRRLEVLAFDPSALARALAVDPASPPVATARSLTILAAAAAGVPAIEIFCEGGDHEAGRERLLAARRDGFTGAATRRPKDIPIINETFGPAPPADPSTNRPNPGHSLPHDAS
- a CDS encoding DUF2336 domain-containing protein, with product MIVRNFMQWARTAAAAQRAEGAGALARAYLYSQMDERERRDAEIALMSLLDDPSPLVRRALSDNFASAADAPRSLISALASDQSDIAAPVLSRSPLLSDAELIDCAAIGDAYAQSAIALRARVPMAVGAALAEVGAREAAISLAVNPGAELAEFSMRRMIERFGDDGEMREALLARPWLPAAIRSELVAATAASLTAFVVDCAWLSPERAERLSREARDKANVAIVADTALRDGRSGVRELVAYLRESGQLTPSLVLRALLSGNRDLLEAALVELSGLREDRVAGHLREFRGAGFAALYAKAGLPAKFLPAFRAALEAQREFGAMEGGEARLSLVMVERVLTACEELNGGELDRLMALLRRFEVEAALEQARAEAPLLSAPAGEESVYAPVIDMDALEAAMAEAA
- the carA gene encoding glutamine-hydrolyzing carbamoyl-phosphate synthase small subunit; amino-acid sequence: MSVDQDKAGGWAAPLHTGLLVLASGEIVKGFGVGATGAATGEVCFNTAMTGYEEILTDPSYSGQIVTFTFPHVGNVGANDEDIETVDLGKSAGALGAIFAAPVTGPSSHRAQQHLADWLVARGVIGLYGIDTRALTALIREKGMPNAVVAHSPDGKFDVEALLAQARAWPGIDGMDLVPGVGTKERYDWSQTCWRLGSGFGERRAPAKFRVVAIDYGVKRNILRLLAEAGCEVLVAPATASAREILALEPDGVFLSNGPGDPAETGKYAVPVIRELLERRVPVFGICLGHQMMALAVGAKTEKMPQGHHGANHPVKDFTTGKVEIVSMNHGFAVNRETLPANAKETHRSLFDGSNCGIALTDRPAFSVQHHPEASPGPQDSHYLFTRFVDMMAKAKAA
- the serA gene encoding phosphoglycerate dehydrogenase; the protein is MPMRVLISDPLSQAAVQIFKARGVEADFQPSLGKDKERLAAVIGDYDGLAIRSATKVTADTLAKAGRLKIIGRAGIGVDNVDVAAATARGVIVMNTPFGNSVTTAEHAIALMFALARQIPAADASTQAGKWEKNRFMGVEIAGKTLGIIGCGNIGSIVAARALGLRMRVVAFDPFLSSERAKSLGAEKVELDELLARADFITLHTPLTPQTRNILSAENLSRAQKGVRIVNCARGGLVDEDALCRALDSGHVAGAALDVFSVEPATSSPLFGRENVVCTPHLGASTHEAQEKVALQVAEQMADYLTRGAVANAVNFPSITAEEAPLLRPFVELGAKLGAVLGQIASAGIEKFSITYDGAVAEQKTKAITAAAACGMLRVFLDQVNPVSALHMARERGVMVEEIARAVESDYESLITVRAVTSKDEIAVSGTVFHDGRPRIVRLGEIAVESEFAPSMIYVTNEDKPGFIGRFAGLLGDAGVNIATFALGRDRLGGAAVALVAIDGPAPPATIAALRDLPGVKQATALQF
- a CDS encoding acyl-CoA dehydrogenase — translated: MTYFAPLDDMVFALLQAAGDGAFEEGGLYGDLGDGVAESTLAEAAKFAEQALHPLDRVGDRIGARFSEGAVICPPGWREAYSRWRDGGWNALAASPEFGGLGLPALLNAACTEIWNGANMAFALCPLLGQGAIEALEAHASEELKRVYLARVVSGEWTATMNLTEPQAGSDLSLVRTRAERSPDGAYRLKGQKIFITYGEHDLAGNIVHLVLARLPDAPEGTRGLSLFLAPKFLPGGDGRFTLRNDLRCAGLEHKLGIHGSPTCTMIYGDSGGATAWLVGEENKGLACMFTMMNSARLAVGLQGVGLAERATQTALAYARERRQGRSGADQGRSAERIVEHPDVMRMALTMQVLTQAARAICYETAASIDRARRERDPVRAGEADERAALLTPVAKGFSTDIANETASLGVQIFGGMGFIEETGAAQLMRDARILPIYEGTNGIQAIDLVGRKLRLGGGGALRREIADMYSVVEAAGGFAASGVVREAVAALEAASRSLLEADTSKALAGATPYLRLFALARGATLLMKGALSGDPRRVALARFFADNVAVAAPSLARVVVDGAPSLLEAGGTLL